Within Kineothrix sp. MB12-C1, the genomic segment GCATCATAACATTCTGCCAATCATCGCTAATAAGCATTCCTACGGCTTCATCCAGATATTCGGGAGTACTTATATTCATAAGCATCCTCTCCGCTTCCTCTTTTATCCTATTGTTTTCTTCTTCTATATTTACGGTTATCTCCTTTAACGCATCGAGACACCGCACGTCACCATATAACCGGTAACACTGTTCCAGCATATCTCTTTGCTTTTTTATCATACCTTCTTGCCCATACAATTCCGCCAAGGCGTAGTAATCCTCCGTCCCAAACTCTCCGGAGGCATACTTTAACTCATATTCTTCGATGGCGTTCTTCTCTTCTGAAGCAGTATTTTCCGGAGTTTCCTGAGGGGCGGACACCGATTCCGCCTCACTGTTTCCTGTATTTCCGATTCCGCATCCGCTGAGGATCAGCATAAGCATAACTATAAAGATTATTCCTTTTTGTGTTCTATTGTTCATTCTTATAACCATTCTCCTTCTTAATTTCCTGCATTATCCGCATCCGTAATTAACTTTCTAAGAAATAAATCGGCATCGGAACCTTTCTCATACTGGTTCCCGGCAAGCACTTGTTGCGCCAGCGAATATATACTTTTCCCTACGGCAGGTCCGTACAGAGTTATATCTGTCCCATCTTTTGTCAGGATAATATATCCCCGGAAAGCATATTCCGTTTTATATTGATTCGCCGGAAGTCCTGTCAGCACCGAAGTGAACCGGTGCCTTCCGGAGACTGTTTCATAGATTTTATCCTCCAGTACTCCGGCCGTATTCTTTCCGTAGGACATGCCGCCCAGAACTTTTTCTCCCCCTTTAATTAAGGGATATTGGCCCAGATTAGCGTTATTCATAACGAGAGTTCCATATTCCTTTAACGTATATCCGGCAATACCGGAGGATGTCATCCGTGACCGAAGATCGGCGGAGATCCCCGTCTTAAACCGGATACCCGACTTTCCCGTAATCCTTATGGAAAAACCGTGATACGAAAGAAGATTTTCCAATTCGGGAACTGCAGAAACCTCATAAGAAGTTCCGTTATGCTTCAATCTCCATACATACATACCTATCGGAACATTCGACTCATTATATTTATACATAACGGCTGTTTTCACTTTCCCGTCGGGAGCCGTTAACATATATTTTCCGTCTCTTAATGCCGCAGTATATCGGATTCCATCCAAATAAATGTTAGCATCCTTGTACCCTGCAGGAGGCGTCAGCGACACACTATAGGAAACGGTCGGTATTGCACACGCCTCTTTGGGCATATTATTGTAAACAGGAATCTTGAATACAAATGTATTTTCAAGAGAATTGGCATTGCTGTACAATTTGCGTATATTCTGTCCTTCACTGGACGGGGCGCAAATATTCTGCATATACTGATGCCAGAACATGCCGTCATAGCTTCCGTCCACATCAAATTTCTGTAAGTACAGAGTATCTTGTCCTTTTAAAATATAATTCTTAGATATAATAGCCGCACCGCCGGAAATGGAAGAATATCCATCGGTCCATCCTTCTTTCTTCGCTCTGGCAAGTCCGCTTTCTATCACCGCCTTTTCGGTATTTCCCGTAGCTCCTATATTGAAGAAATTGTAATATCCCTCATAGCCCGGATATTTTCCGGAAATCAAAGAAGAAGTTCCTTTCCCCTGCTCTTGGTATACCCGGCTTGCAAGATGAAAGGGGCTTACCTTTAATCCGGCCCCCACCGTCCAGAAAGTATGAGCATAAGTCAATGATGTTTTCGGAATAATCCCCGCCATAAATGTATTATTCAGGAAGCTTTGCACCGCACTCTGTGTGTGATAGGATTCATTATATGTAAGAAGCTCATATTGAAAGATATAAGATTCATTCAAACCATTCCTCGGGTCCAAGTAATGCTCCAATATCCCCTTTCCTGCATATGCCCAATTCTCGCTGTAAATTCCCTCCTGCATATAAGCAGGAAAAGATGAGGGTATCAG encodes:
- a CDS encoding N-acetylglucosaminidase; its protein translation is MRKITVLLAMAVLVGYLFPVPGFTYNVFAKENTFFDGKIPGENEENINATRINNPTDNNNPEGSITDSNAPGKRDAIEEIETEKEKADTAEEKGYEGEEKPESDTDGNIEKNIEENTEGDIEGNIEEGREGDIGENTEENIDKLEEEALTDDETEEAAGNDEARSALQNIVKERTVLALVYLSDEYPVRTEASYDSETAVMVPSGQQVQIQDVFPDENHEIWVYVTLYCRGVQYEGYIPRSYLACSDEVFLEWEESYHMVPGTKVSPSVRRSAAQVYSDIEQFPDSYKAALTALKQAHPKWTFVKMNTNLDWNYVVSEEMKDGRSLIPSSFPAYMQEGIYSENWAYAGKGILEHYLDPRNGLNESYIFQYELLTYNESYHTQSAVQSFLNNTFMAGIIPKTSLTYAHTFWTVGAGLKVSPFHLASRVYQEQGKGTSSLISGKYPGYEGYYNFFNIGATGNTEKAVIESGLARAKKEGWTDGYSSISGGAAIISKNYILKGQDTLYLQKFDVDGSYDGMFWHQYMQNICAPSSEGQNIRKLYSNANSLENTFVFKIPVYNNMPKEACAIPTVSYSVSLTPPAGYKDANIYLDGIRYTAALRDGKYMLTAPDGKVKTAVMYKYNESNVPIGMYVWRLKHNGTSYEVSAVPELENLLSYHGFSIRITGKSGIRFKTGISADLRSRMTSSGIAGYTLKEYGTLVMNNANLGQYPLIKGGEKVLGGMSYGKNTAGVLEDKIYETVSGRHRFTSVLTGLPANQYKTEYAFRGYIILTKDGTDITLYGPAVGKSIYSLAQQVLAGNQYEKGSDADLFLRKLITDADNAGN